In Sulfitobacter sp. OXR-159, one DNA window encodes the following:
- a CDS encoding Eco57I restriction-modification methylase domain-containing protein produces the protein MQSLEKTLRNQLERTVKAARTVAEEAAEAALQQLGVGEATAFPHLSEDERDLRRRLRIHGRQLGDRRLNERQTQELDRLIEEVGYEHWHRMLFARFLAENNLLMYPDPSGPVAVSLEECEDLAPDEGAANGWELAAQYAARMLPQIFRLDSPVFQLFLSPEYQQRLEKHVESLPAEVFTASDSLGWVYQFWQADNKEQINKSEVKIGARELPAVTQLFTEPYMVSFLLDNGLGAWWAARRLTEQDLKTATSEEELRRKASIPGVPLDYLRFVQDEDGTWAPAAGTFDGWPVQLKDLTMLDPCCGSGHFLVSIFLMLVPMRIERDGLSAQDAVDAVLRENIHGLEIDQRCVELAAFALALTAWKYPGAGGYRTLPELNLACSGLSVSVAKDEWKQLGLGKHNLSIALDWMHDTFREAPVLGSLLNPAKSAASKIVDWSELSEALSAAMSKEQTVVQAETAIVAFGLSKAALLLSRKYDFVMTNVPYLGQLKYSETLTDFVRGYFEIGKSDLALVFYKRCADFCKKSGAFSVVMPQGWLVQSQEKRFRKFLLENFTMDMICNLGGGAFSYPVGAQVLTSITSNIAPGSDQEIAFLDVSEAKSPQKKEHEMANAKMAFLNQNVARKSEKHQLTAIQSVGGSKLGDYANALQGLSTGEKNRFERYFWEILNHSDVWDFLHETADETSVVGGRKAIILWENESGQLANLADSLKHLNHAVQSWRRGKPYWNAPGVTINRMGSLNRTLYSGDKFSADIGVISPKRPEYLGAVYSFCMSSEFIETVRAVYKKPEVPPSYLVNIPFDYEKWHEIASQEYQKGTPKPYTSDPTQWIFHGHPCGSVIWDQDAKWTAEGSHRTDETVLHVAVARLLGYRWPAELDPSMELADEQRAWVYRCDALLPHADDDGIVCIPPIRGETKAEDRLLNLLAAAYGDAWRTSTLPQLLASAGHTGKSLDSWLRDKFFTQHCKLFQHRPFIWHIWDGLKDGFAALVNYHKLDGKTLETLIYTYLGDWMKTQRDDIARGVDGAQEKLAAADALKKKLELILEGEAPHDIFVRWKPLEEQPIGWDPDLNDGVRLNIRPFMTVGDVSKRDAGVLRDKPNIKWTKDRGKDVASAPWFDTFNGDRINDHHLSLAEKKAAREAAK, from the coding sequence ATGCAGTCGCTTGAAAAGACCCTACGAAACCAACTGGAGCGCACTGTAAAAGCGGCGCGGACAGTGGCGGAAGAAGCTGCCGAGGCCGCGCTGCAGCAATTGGGCGTGGGCGAAGCAACCGCTTTCCCGCACCTCTCGGAAGACGAACGCGATCTTAGAAGGCGCTTGCGCATTCACGGGCGTCAGCTGGGCGACAGACGCCTTAACGAACGCCAGACGCAAGAGCTTGACCGGCTGATAGAAGAAGTCGGGTACGAGCATTGGCACCGCATGCTCTTTGCCCGCTTCCTGGCCGAGAACAACTTGCTCATGTACCCCGACCCGAGTGGGCCGGTCGCCGTCTCTCTCGAGGAATGTGAAGACCTTGCGCCCGATGAAGGTGCGGCCAACGGATGGGAACTGGCGGCGCAGTACGCGGCCCGGATGCTGCCACAGATCTTCCGGCTGGACTCCCCTGTGTTCCAGCTGTTCCTGTCGCCGGAGTATCAGCAGCGGCTGGAAAAGCATGTCGAAAGCCTGCCGGCCGAAGTCTTCACGGCGTCGGACTCGCTCGGCTGGGTCTACCAGTTCTGGCAGGCGGACAACAAAGAGCAGATCAACAAATCCGAGGTGAAAATCGGCGCGCGGGAACTGCCCGCCGTCACGCAGCTGTTCACCGAACCCTATATGGTCAGCTTCCTGTTGGACAACGGCTTGGGCGCATGGTGGGCCGCCCGTCGTTTGACAGAGCAGGATCTGAAAACCGCGACCAGCGAAGAGGAGCTGCGCCGCAAGGCGTCTATTCCCGGTGTGCCGCTCGATTACCTACGCTTTGTCCAGGACGAGGACGGCACCTGGGCCCCGGCGGCCGGAACCTTTGATGGGTGGCCGGTACAGCTGAAAGACCTTACCATGCTCGACCCCTGCTGCGGATCGGGGCACTTCCTTGTGTCGATCTTCCTGATGCTGGTGCCGATGCGGATAGAGCGGGATGGCCTAAGCGCACAGGACGCGGTTGATGCGGTTCTGCGCGAGAACATCCATGGGCTGGAGATAGACCAGCGCTGTGTGGAATTGGCGGCTTTTGCGCTGGCGCTGACGGCGTGGAAATACCCGGGTGCGGGCGGTTACCGCACGCTGCCGGAACTGAACCTCGCCTGCTCCGGCCTGTCTGTCAGTGTGGCAAAGGATGAATGGAAGCAGCTTGGCCTTGGCAAGCATAACCTGAGCATCGCACTGGACTGGATGCATGATACGTTCCGCGAAGCACCAGTGCTTGGCAGCCTTTTGAACCCGGCGAAATCTGCTGCTTCAAAGATTGTTGACTGGTCCGAGTTATCTGAAGCATTAAGCGCCGCAATGTCCAAAGAGCAGACTGTCGTACAAGCAGAGACTGCAATTGTTGCTTTTGGACTATCGAAAGCAGCCCTGTTACTTTCGCGGAAATATGACTTTGTGATGACCAATGTTCCGTATCTGGGACAGCTAAAGTATTCGGAAACGCTAACAGACTTCGTTAGAGGCTACTTTGAGATTGGGAAATCAGACCTCGCTTTAGTGTTCTACAAACGTTGCGCAGACTTCTGTAAAAAATCTGGCGCGTTTTCAGTTGTCATGCCTCAAGGCTGGCTGGTCCAAAGTCAGGAGAAGCGTTTTCGCAAGTTTTTGCTAGAGAACTTCACGATGGATATGATTTGCAATTTGGGTGGCGGCGCCTTTTCCTATCCGGTTGGCGCACAAGTTCTTACTTCAATCACTTCAAATATCGCACCCGGTAGTGATCAAGAAATCGCTTTCTTAGATGTTTCTGAGGCAAAAAGCCCACAGAAAAAAGAGCATGAGATGGCTAATGCCAAAATGGCGTTTCTCAATCAGAATGTTGCGCGAAAAAGTGAAAAACATCAGCTTACAGCCATTCAATCTGTAGGAGGTAGCAAGCTTGGTGACTACGCCAACGCGCTCCAAGGTCTATCAACGGGTGAAAAAAATCGGTTTGAACGGTACTTTTGGGAGATACTAAACCATAGCGATGTATGGGATTTTCTTCACGAAACAGCTGATGAAACTTCCGTCGTTGGGGGCAGGAAAGCCATTATTCTTTGGGAGAATGAATCGGGGCAGCTTGCTAATTTGGCTGACAGCCTCAAACATCTAAACCATGCGGTTCAAAGCTGGCGCAGGGGGAAGCCTTACTGGAACGCTCCAGGAGTCACAATTAACCGAATGGGGAGCTTGAACAGGACACTTTATTCAGGAGACAAATTCTCTGCAGACATTGGTGTAATTTCTCCAAAGCGTCCAGAATACCTGGGTGCAGTTTATTCTTTTTGCATGAGTTCGGAGTTTATAGAAACTGTTCGCGCAGTGTATAAAAAACCTGAGGTTCCACCAAGTTATCTTGTGAATATACCTTTTGATTATGAAAAATGGCACGAAATTGCATCTCAGGAGTATCAAAAGGGAACTCCCAAACCATACACAAGCGACCCAACACAATGGATATTCCACGGCCATCCTTGCGGTTCTGTCATCTGGGATCAAGACGCCAAATGGACCGCTGAAGGCTCGCACCGCACCGATGAGACCGTGCTCCACGTCGCGGTCGCCCGCCTGCTTGGCTATCGCTGGCCAGCGGAACTCGATCCGAGCATGGAACTGGCAGACGAGCAGCGCGCATGGGTGTACCGCTGCGACGCCCTGCTGCCCCACGCGGATGACGACGGTATTGTCTGCATCCCGCCGATCCGAGGCGAAACCAAAGCTGAAGATCGTCTGCTGAACCTGCTCGCCGCCGCCTATGGCGACGCCTGGAGGACCAGCACGCTGCCCCAGCTGCTGGCCAGCGCCGGTCACACTGGCAAATCCCTGGACAGCTGGTTGCGCGACAAGTTCTTCACGCAGCATTGCAAGCTGTTCCAGCATCGCCCCTTCATCTGGCACATATGGGACGGCCTCAAGGACGGCTTTGCCGCGCTGGTCAACTACCATAAGCTGGATGGCAAGACGCTCGAGACTCTGATTTACACCTATCTCGGCGACTGGATGAAAACCCAACGCGACGACATCGCCCGCGGTGTTGACGGCGCTCAGGAAAAACTCGCCGCCGCCGACGCGTTGAAAAAAAAGCTTGAGCTCATCTTGGAGGGCGAAGCCCCCCACGACATCTTCGTGCGTTGGAAGCCGCTGGAGGAACAGCCGATCGGCTGGGACCCCGATCTGAACGACGGCGTGCGCCTGAACATCCGCCCCTTCATGACCGTCGGCGATGTGTCCAAGCGTGATGCGGGCGTCCTGCGCGACAAGCCCAACATCAAATGGACCAAGGATCGCGGCAAGGATGTCGCCTCTGCCCCATGGTTCGATACGTTCAACGGCGACCGCATCAACGATCATCACCTGAGCCTGGCCGAGAAGAAGGCTGCGCGGGAGGCTGCCAAGTGA